A single Oncorhynchus tshawytscha isolate Ot180627B linkage group LG01, Otsh_v2.0, whole genome shotgun sequence DNA region contains:
- the LOC112233976 gene encoding histone-lysine N-methyltransferase, H3 lysine-79 specific isoform X6, translating into MTLLLYNPHKCHGTRLKLENYFHSLKNPKLREEQEAARRRQEKNSKSNSTTPTKAKEHKDSCEEVERPGLLAVVKAPPKPRRAKLLKGRKLSARKRGRPKKAAVAAAERKSKSSQSALDLLHAKTLSAAPPQDAYRSPQSPFYQLPPKVQHYASGQLLLGPSPPGLQQLLDNIKVQYLQFMAYMKTPQYRNNLQQVLEQEKLKHRGLSGQAEHLQTACQTHKEKIKGLFHHKLDELGVKALTMEDLLEAQKEISAHNRQLKEQTKQLERDMAELRDHSLLLLKSRCEELKLDWSSLCLESLLKEKQALRRQISEKQRHCLELQISIVELEKSQRQQELLQLKSYSPCDGSLYHKGLPGLEALPRPPLDHHTPKLSLAAAGLNSLSPELSINSIAPPCFHRGGVGTKGGLLSRYLPISPDHEIVPPTPDARHRQLGHPLPDYTRYSPAKIALRRHLNQDSSMAHFRGLGFTGLRDMVAVTSPLGAKLSCLSPNSSDSLQNNTPRSAERGDTITSLPISIPLSTVHPSKLPVSIPLASVVLPSRAERLRSTPSPVFQMGQTNGYCSSSGLMNGGSHSEDQDSAAPSPPPHGAPLTGPTQGHSPPLSTGGVLHYADAPPRILPEDWAERHGESDSEPQDSESRRRMFFSSSSSSSSSSSSGGAVTRLHLGSGRQGKHHHGNHNTINHHRSPGSQHTHTHGHGSQEGRKRGRRKRSSTGAQPASGSPKRRSFPGLSSTSQPSGSPLNINSMVNNINQPLEIAAISSPEQSGCSPCGPDMDQPPVLKRERPLEINGSGHYSSAPSSDDDSGYPADSSSSRIERKIATISLESRDGAGRPGNSERGRKSGGSSGNSTGSEVSSSSSSSNSKWKSTFSPISDTKQPPGELRQGGSPFGMGREPLGLGTDSDSDHKPQQRRGGEGGGGESSASPYIPPSPFLSQEAGGRPGAGPQGGSSSERQAMPKQKPRGEWELKTSSSLGNSQNLFISAAASGGILSGKVGGSPVAVSSASGASVGQYLGAQFPLGGASVLQSLFGAQTPSTSVSGASRLVNGHSSLGSFSSAGLAGGAAGGIFHHVVPSVSSHQFGAVLPATGGLSSLLSLSSSQQHQHIAPHSCSSFLASVSSTIPPPLSQAQHSRTQTVLHTPLLPMRSLPPPPPLLNVSYSSSVPFSSEPTPSSRSESFLSSRLVASSLQHQRAQSSSISLSGSSAAASAHLPPSSRNFTAHHPPHLPPPTPASISGGGGIMWRTLGLPASYMSSSQHTGSRPR; encoded by the exons atgactcttttgctctacaacccccacaagtgtcacgggactcgtctgaag CTTGAAAACTATTTTCATAGTCTCAAAAATCCTAAACTCAGG GAGGAGCAAGAAGCAGCTAGGCGTCGTCAAGAAAAGAATAGTAAAAGCAACAGCACCACGCCAACCAAGGCAAAGGAGCACAAG GATTCTTGTGAGGAGGTTGAGCGACCAGGCCTATTGGCAGTCGTGAAGGCGCCACCCAAACCGCGGCGCGCCAAACTCCTCAAGGGCCGCAAGCTGAGTGCTCGGAAGCGCGGGCGTCCCAAGAAGGCTGCTGTAGCCGCAGCTGAGCGAAAGAGCAAGAGCAGCCAGAGTGCCCTGGATCTGCTGCATGCCAAGACCCTCTCAGCAGCACCCCCTCAGG ATGCATACAGGTCACCTCAAAGTCCCTTCTACCAGCTACCTCCCAAAGTTCAGCACTATGCGTCTGGCCAACTTCTGCTGGGCCCCAGTCCTCCTGGCCTACAACAGCTTCTTG ACAACATTAAAGTCCAGTACCTCCAGTTCATGGCCTACATGAAGACACCTCAGTACCGCAACAACCTGCAGCAAGTCCTGGAGCAGGAGAAG cTCAAACACAGAGGTCTTTCTGGGCAGGCGGAGCATCTGCAGACTGCGTGTCAGACCCACAAAGAGAAAATCAAAGGGCTCTTCCACCACAAACTGGATGAG CTGGGAGTGAAGGCCCTCACCATGGAGGACCTATTGGAGGCCCAGAAGGAGATCTCGGCCCACAACCGTCAACTGAAGGAGCAGACCAagcagctggagagagacatggccGAGCTGAGGGATCACAGCCTGCTCCTG ttgAAGTCTCGATGTGAGGAGCTGAAGCTGGATTGGAGCTCTCTGTGTCTTGAGAGCCTGCTGAAGGAGAAGCAGGCCCTGCGTAGACAGATCTCAGAGAAACAGCGCCACTGCCTCGAGCTGCAG ATCAGCATCGTGGAACTGGAGAAGAGTCAGAGGCAACAGGAGCTGCTCCAGCTCAAGTCCTACAGTCCCTGTGATGGCTCCCTATACCACAAGGGCCTCCCCGGCCTGGAGGCCCTCCCCCGTCCTCCCCTGGACCACCACACCCCCAAACTCAGCCTGGCTGCGGCCGGCCTCAACAGTCTCAGCCCCGAGCTGTCCATCAACAGCATCGCCCCGCCCTGCTTCCACAGGGGGGGTGTGGGGACCAAGGGAGGGCTGCTCTCCCGCTACCTGCCTATCTCGCCCGACCACGAGATTGTACCCCCCACCCCGGATGCCCGACACAGGCAGCTGGGTCACCCCCTCCCCGACTACACCCGGTACTCCCCAGCTAAGATCGCCCTGCGCAGACACCTGAACCAGGACTCTAGTATGGCACACTTCAGAGGCCTGGGCTTCACTGGTCTCAG GGATATGGTTGCTGTCACCTCTCCATTAGGAGCTAAACTGAGCTGCCTCTCTCCCAACTCATCAGACAGTCTGCAGAACAACACACCCAGGAGTGCTGAGAGG GGTGACACCATCACCAGCCTGCCCATCAGTATCCCCCTCAGCACGGTGCACCCCAGCAAGCTCCCTGTTAGCATCCCCCTGGCCAGTGTGGTGCTACCCAGCCGAGctgagagactg AGGAGCACACCGAGTCCTGTGTTCCAGATGGGCCAGACCAACG GGTACTGCTCTAGCTCAGGGCTGATGAACGGAGGCTCTCATTCTGAGGACCAGGACAGtgctgccccctcccctccccctcacgGTGCCCCTCTAACGGGACCAACACAAGGCCACAGCCCCCCTCTCAGCACCGGGGGGGTCCTCCACTACGCTGACGCCCCCCCCAGAATCCTCCCTGAGGACTGGGCCGAGCGGCACGGTGAGTCTGACTCTGAGCCCCAGGACAGCGAGTCCAGACGCCGCAtgttcttctcttcctcctcctcttcctcatcttcatcCTCTTCAGGGGGCGCAGTGACTCGCCTACACCTTGGCTCGGGCAGGCAGGGCAAACATCACCACGGCAACCACAACACCATTAACCACCACCGCTCGCCGGgctcccagcacacacacacccacggcCATGGATCACAAGAGGGGCGCAAGCGTGGGAGGAGAAAGCGCAGCTCCACGGGGGCTCAACCTGCCAGCGGCTCCCCAAAGAGGAGGTCCTTTCCTGGGCTCAGCTCCACCAGCCAACCCTCAGGATCCCCACTCAACATCAACTCCATG GTGAACAACATTAACCAGCCTCTGGAGATTGCTGCCATTTCTTCCCCGGAGCAGTCTGGTTGTAGCCCCTGTGGGCCAGACATGGACCAGCCTCCCGTACTGAAGAGAGAACGCCCTCTGGAGATCAACGGCTCAGGACACTACTCCTCTGCACCCAGCTCCGACGACGACTCTGGCTACCCTGCTGACAGCTCCAGCTCAAG AATTGAAAGGAAGATTGCCACTATTTCCTTGGAGAGCAGAGATGGAGCAGGCAGACCAGGGAACAGCGAGCGGG GAAGGAAATCGGGAGGCAGCAGCGGGAACAGCACCGGCAGTGAagtctcctcttcatcctcatcTTCCAACAGCAAGTGGAAGTCTACCTTCTCCCCAATCTCAGACACCAAGCAGCCCCCAGGCGAGCTGAGGCAGGGGGGCTCCCCCTTCGGTATGGGGAGAGAGCCACTGGGCCTAGGCACCGACTCAGACTCTGATCACAAACCGCagcagaggagggggggggaaggGGGTGGAGGCGAGTCCTCAGCATCTCCGTACATTCCCCCTAGCCCCTTCCTCAGCCAGGAGGCTGGTGGCCGGCCAGGGGCAGGCCCCCAGGGAGGAAGCAGCTCTGAAAGGCAGGCTATGCCCAAACAGAAGCCCAGGGGGGAGTGGGAGCTGAAGACATCCAGCAGCCTAGGAAACAGCCAAAACCTCTTCATCTCTGCGGCTGCCAGCGGTGGTATCCTGAGTGGGAAGGTGGGGGGAAGCCCAGTAGCTGTGTCCTCAGCCTCAGGGGCTTCTGTGGGACAGTACCTGGGGGCCCAGTTCCCCCTCGGGGGGGCCTCTGTCCTTCAGTCCCTGTTTGGGGCCCAGACACCCAGCACCTCGGTGAGCGGGGCCTCTCGCCTGGTCAATGGACACTCTTCCCTGGGGAGCTTCTCCAGCGCTGGGCTGGCAGGCGGAGCAGCTGGAG GTATTTTTCACCACGTGGTGCCCTCAGTGTCGTCCCATCAGTTTGGGGCTGTGCTGCCAGCCACAGGAGGCCTCAGCTCTCtgctcagtctctcctcctcccagcagCATCAGCACATTGCCCCTCACTCATGCTCCTCCTTCCTGGCCTCTGTGTCCTCCACCATCCCCCCGCCCCTCTCACAGGCCCAGCACAGCCGCACCCAGACAGTACTGCACACTCCTCTGCTCCCCATGCGCTCTCTTCCACCTCCCCCGCCTCTACTTAATGTCTCctactcttcctctgtcccctttTCCTCTGAGCCCACTCCCTCGTCTCGCTCTGAGTCCTTCCTCTCCTCACGACTAGTTGCCTCTTCCCTCCAGCATCAGAGAGCACAGtcctcctcaatctctctctctggctcctctgctgctgcttctgcccaccttcctccttcctctcgtAACTTCACAGCACACCACCCCCCTCACCTGCCCCCTCCAACCCCGGCCAGTATATCAGGAGGTGGGGGCATCATGTGGAGGACTCTGGGCTTGCCTGCTTCCTACATGTCGTCCTCTCAGCACACCGGTTCCCGGCCTAGatag
- the LOC112233976 gene encoding histone-lysine N-methyltransferase, H3 lysine-79 specific isoform X1, which produces MGEKLELKLKSPVGAEAAGYSWPLPVYDKHHDAAHEIIETIRWVCEEIPDLKLAMENYVLIDYDTKSFESMQRLCDKYNRAIDSIHQLWKGTTPPLKLNKRPSNGLLRHILQQVYNHSVTDPEKLNNYEPFSPEVYGETSFDLVAQIINEMEMMEDDTFVDLGSGVGQVVLQVAAATNCKHYFGVEKADIPATYAESMDKEFKRWMKWYGKKHGDYSLERGDFLSEVWKERIANTSSVIFVNNFAFGPEVDHQLKERFANMKEGGKIVSSKPFAPLNFRINSRNLSDIGTIMRVVELSPLRGSVSWTGKPVSYYLHTIDRTILENYFHSLKNPKLREEQEAARRRQEKNSKSNSTTPTKAKEHKDSCEEVERPGLLAVVKAPPKPRRAKLLKGRKLSARKRGRPKKAAVAAAERKSKSSQSALDLLHAKTLSAAPPQDAYRSPQSPFYQLPPKVQHYASGQLLLGPSPPGLQQLLDNIKVQYLQFMAYMKTPQYRNNLQQVLEQEKLKHRGLSGQAEHLQTACQTHKEKIKGLFHHKLDELGVKALTMEDLLEAQKEISAHNRQLKEQTKQLERDMAELRDHSLLLLKSRCEELKLDWSSLCLESLLKEKQALRRQISEKQRHCLELQISIVELEKSQRQQELLQLKSYSPCDGSLYHKGLPGLEALPRPPLDHHTPKLSLAAAGLNSLSPELSINSIAPPCFHRGGVGTKGGLLSRYLPISPDHEIVPPTPDARHRQLGHPLPDYTRYSPAKIALRRHLNQDSSMAHFRGLGFTGLRDMVAVTSPLGAKLSCLSPNSSDSLQNNTPRSAERGDTITSLPISIPLSTVHPSKLPVSIPLASVVLPSRAERLRSTPSPVFQMGQTNGYCSSSGLMNGGSHSEDQDSAAPSPPPHGAPLTGPTQGHSPPLSTGGVLHYADAPPRILPEDWAERHGESDSEPQDSESRRRMFFSSSSSSSSSSSSGGAVTRLHLGSGRQGKHHHGNHNTINHHRSPGSQHTHTHGHGSQEGRKRGRRKRSSTGAQPASGSPKRRSFPGLSSTSQPSGSPLNINSMVNNINQPLEIAAISSPEQSGCSPCGPDMDQPPVLKRERPLEINGSGHYSSAPSSDDDSGYPADSSSSRIERKIATISLESRDGAGRPGNSERGRKSGGSSGNSTGSEVSSSSSSSNSKWKSTFSPISDTKQPPGELRQGGSPFGMGREPLGLGTDSDSDHKPQQRRGGEGGGGESSASPYIPPSPFLSQEAGGRPGAGPQGGSSSERQAMPKQKPRGEWELKTSSSLGNSQNLFISAAASGGILSGKVGGSPVAVSSASGASVGQYLGAQFPLGGASVLQSLFGAQTPSTSVSGASRLVNGHSSLGSFSSAGLAGGAAGGIFHHVVPSVSSHQFGAVLPATGGLSSLLSLSSSQQHQHIAPHSCSSFLASVSSTIPPPLSQAQHSRTQTVLHTPLLPMRSLPPPPPLLNVSYSSSVPFSSEPTPSSRSESFLSSRLVASSLQHQRAQSSSISLSGSSAAASAHLPPSSRNFTAHHPPHLPPPTPASISGGGGIMWRTLGLPASYMSSSQHTGSRPR; this is translated from the exons GATAAACACCATGATGCTGCTCATGAAATCATTGAGACCATTCG TTGGGTGTGTGAGGAGATCCCAGACCTTAAGTTGGCTATGGAGAACTATGTCCTCATCGACTACGACACGAAGAG CTTCGAGAGTATGCAAAGACTTTGTGACAAATACAACAGAGCCATCGACAGCATCCACCAGCTG TGGAAAGGCACCACCCCGCCCCTGAAGCTGAACAAGCGGCCGTCCAATGGGCTCCTCAGGCATATCCTGCAGCAGGTGTACAACCACTCGGTCACGGACCCAGAGAAGCTCAACAACTATGAGCCATTCTCCCCCGAGGTGTACGGTGAGACATCCTTTGACCTGGTGGCCCAGATCATCAACGAGATGGAAATGATGGAGGACGATACCTTTGTAGACCTCGGCAGCG GAGTGGGACAAGTGGTGCTGCAGGTTGCTGCAGCAACAAACTGTAAACACTACTTTGGTGTGGAGAAGGCAGACATTCCAGCCACTTATGCAGAG TCCATGGACAAAGAATTTAAGAGGTGGATGAAGTGGTATGGGAAGAAACACGGGGACTACTCG CTGGAGAGGGGTGATTTCCTGTCTGAAGTGTGGAAGGAGAGGATAGCCAACACAAG TAGTGTAATTTTTGTGAACAACTTTGCTTTTGGTCCAGAGGTTGATCACCAGCTGAAGGAGCGCTTTGCTAACATGAAGGAAG GTGGGAAAATTGTATCCTCAAAACCTTTTGCACCTCTAAATTTTAGAATCAACAGTCGAAACTTGAGTG ACATTGGCACAATAATGAGAGTCGTGGAGTTGTCTCCGTTGAGGGGTTCAGTGTCCTGGACTGGAAAACCAGTTTCCTACTACCTTCATACGATAGACCGCACCATA CTTGAAAACTATTTTCATAGTCTCAAAAATCCTAAACTCAGG GAGGAGCAAGAAGCAGCTAGGCGTCGTCAAGAAAAGAATAGTAAAAGCAACAGCACCACGCCAACCAAGGCAAAGGAGCACAAG GATTCTTGTGAGGAGGTTGAGCGACCAGGCCTATTGGCAGTCGTGAAGGCGCCACCCAAACCGCGGCGCGCCAAACTCCTCAAGGGCCGCAAGCTGAGTGCTCGGAAGCGCGGGCGTCCCAAGAAGGCTGCTGTAGCCGCAGCTGAGCGAAAGAGCAAGAGCAGCCAGAGTGCCCTGGATCTGCTGCATGCCAAGACCCTCTCAGCAGCACCCCCTCAGG ATGCATACAGGTCACCTCAAAGTCCCTTCTACCAGCTACCTCCCAAAGTTCAGCACTATGCGTCTGGCCAACTTCTGCTGGGCCCCAGTCCTCCTGGCCTACAACAGCTTCTTG ACAACATTAAAGTCCAGTACCTCCAGTTCATGGCCTACATGAAGACACCTCAGTACCGCAACAACCTGCAGCAAGTCCTGGAGCAGGAGAAG cTCAAACACAGAGGTCTTTCTGGGCAGGCGGAGCATCTGCAGACTGCGTGTCAGACCCACAAAGAGAAAATCAAAGGGCTCTTCCACCACAAACTGGATGAG CTGGGAGTGAAGGCCCTCACCATGGAGGACCTATTGGAGGCCCAGAAGGAGATCTCGGCCCACAACCGTCAACTGAAGGAGCAGACCAagcagctggagagagacatggccGAGCTGAGGGATCACAGCCTGCTCCTG ttgAAGTCTCGATGTGAGGAGCTGAAGCTGGATTGGAGCTCTCTGTGTCTTGAGAGCCTGCTGAAGGAGAAGCAGGCCCTGCGTAGACAGATCTCAGAGAAACAGCGCCACTGCCTCGAGCTGCAG ATCAGCATCGTGGAACTGGAGAAGAGTCAGAGGCAACAGGAGCTGCTCCAGCTCAAGTCCTACAGTCCCTGTGATGGCTCCCTATACCACAAGGGCCTCCCCGGCCTGGAGGCCCTCCCCCGTCCTCCCCTGGACCACCACACCCCCAAACTCAGCCTGGCTGCGGCCGGCCTCAACAGTCTCAGCCCCGAGCTGTCCATCAACAGCATCGCCCCGCCCTGCTTCCACAGGGGGGGTGTGGGGACCAAGGGAGGGCTGCTCTCCCGCTACCTGCCTATCTCGCCCGACCACGAGATTGTACCCCCCACCCCGGATGCCCGACACAGGCAGCTGGGTCACCCCCTCCCCGACTACACCCGGTACTCCCCAGCTAAGATCGCCCTGCGCAGACACCTGAACCAGGACTCTAGTATGGCACACTTCAGAGGCCTGGGCTTCACTGGTCTCAG GGATATGGTTGCTGTCACCTCTCCATTAGGAGCTAAACTGAGCTGCCTCTCTCCCAACTCATCAGACAGTCTGCAGAACAACACACCCAGGAGTGCTGAGAGG GGTGACACCATCACCAGCCTGCCCATCAGTATCCCCCTCAGCACGGTGCACCCCAGCAAGCTCCCTGTTAGCATCCCCCTGGCCAGTGTGGTGCTACCCAGCCGAGctgagagactg AGGAGCACACCGAGTCCTGTGTTCCAGATGGGCCAGACCAACG GGTACTGCTCTAGCTCAGGGCTGATGAACGGAGGCTCTCATTCTGAGGACCAGGACAGtgctgccccctcccctccccctcacgGTGCCCCTCTAACGGGACCAACACAAGGCCACAGCCCCCCTCTCAGCACCGGGGGGGTCCTCCACTACGCTGACGCCCCCCCCAGAATCCTCCCTGAGGACTGGGCCGAGCGGCACGGTGAGTCTGACTCTGAGCCCCAGGACAGCGAGTCCAGACGCCGCAtgttcttctcttcctcctcctcttcctcatcttcatcCTCTTCAGGGGGCGCAGTGACTCGCCTACACCTTGGCTCGGGCAGGCAGGGCAAACATCACCACGGCAACCACAACACCATTAACCACCACCGCTCGCCGGgctcccagcacacacacacccacggcCATGGATCACAAGAGGGGCGCAAGCGTGGGAGGAGAAAGCGCAGCTCCACGGGGGCTCAACCTGCCAGCGGCTCCCCAAAGAGGAGGTCCTTTCCTGGGCTCAGCTCCACCAGCCAACCCTCAGGATCCCCACTCAACATCAACTCCATG GTGAACAACATTAACCAGCCTCTGGAGATTGCTGCCATTTCTTCCCCGGAGCAGTCTGGTTGTAGCCCCTGTGGGCCAGACATGGACCAGCCTCCCGTACTGAAGAGAGAACGCCCTCTGGAGATCAACGGCTCAGGACACTACTCCTCTGCACCCAGCTCCGACGACGACTCTGGCTACCCTGCTGACAGCTCCAGCTCAAG AATTGAAAGGAAGATTGCCACTATTTCCTTGGAGAGCAGAGATGGAGCAGGCAGACCAGGGAACAGCGAGCGGG GAAGGAAATCGGGAGGCAGCAGCGGGAACAGCACCGGCAGTGAagtctcctcttcatcctcatcTTCCAACAGCAAGTGGAAGTCTACCTTCTCCCCAATCTCAGACACCAAGCAGCCCCCAGGCGAGCTGAGGCAGGGGGGCTCCCCCTTCGGTATGGGGAGAGAGCCACTGGGCCTAGGCACCGACTCAGACTCTGATCACAAACCGCagcagaggagggggggggaaggGGGTGGAGGCGAGTCCTCAGCATCTCCGTACATTCCCCCTAGCCCCTTCCTCAGCCAGGAGGCTGGTGGCCGGCCAGGGGCAGGCCCCCAGGGAGGAAGCAGCTCTGAAAGGCAGGCTATGCCCAAACAGAAGCCCAGGGGGGAGTGGGAGCTGAAGACATCCAGCAGCCTAGGAAACAGCCAAAACCTCTTCATCTCTGCGGCTGCCAGCGGTGGTATCCTGAGTGGGAAGGTGGGGGGAAGCCCAGTAGCTGTGTCCTCAGCCTCAGGGGCTTCTGTGGGACAGTACCTGGGGGCCCAGTTCCCCCTCGGGGGGGCCTCTGTCCTTCAGTCCCTGTTTGGGGCCCAGACACCCAGCACCTCGGTGAGCGGGGCCTCTCGCCTGGTCAATGGACACTCTTCCCTGGGGAGCTTCTCCAGCGCTGGGCTGGCAGGCGGAGCAGCTGGAG GTATTTTTCACCACGTGGTGCCCTCAGTGTCGTCCCATCAGTTTGGGGCTGTGCTGCCAGCCACAGGAGGCCTCAGCTCTCtgctcagtctctcctcctcccagcagCATCAGCACATTGCCCCTCACTCATGCTCCTCCTTCCTGGCCTCTGTGTCCTCCACCATCCCCCCGCCCCTCTCACAGGCCCAGCACAGCCGCACCCAGACAGTACTGCACACTCCTCTGCTCCCCATGCGCTCTCTTCCACCTCCCCCGCCTCTACTTAATGTCTCctactcttcctctgtcccctttTCCTCTGAGCCCACTCCCTCGTCTCGCTCTGAGTCCTTCCTCTCCTCACGACTAGTTGCCTCTTCCCTCCAGCATCAGAGAGCACAGtcctcctcaatctctctctctggctcctctgctgctgcttctgcccaccttcctccttcctctcgtAACTTCACAGCACACCACCCCCCTCACCTGCCCCCTCCAACCCCGGCCAGTATATCAGGAGGTGGGGGCATCATGTGGAGGACTCTGGGCTTGCCTGCTTCCTACATGTCGTCCTCTCAGCACACCGGTTCCCGGCCTAGatag